The segment GCCATCCGCAGCGTCCGTACACGCTGGACTATGTGCGCGAGATCTTCACCGACTTCCATGAACTGCACGGCGACCGTGCGTTTGCCGACGATCTGTCGATCGTGGGCGGTCTGGCGCGCTTCAACGGCCAGGCTTGCATGGTGATCGGTCATCAGAAGGGCCGCGACACGAAGGAACGCGCGCTGCGTAACTTCGGCATGTCGAAGCCCGAGGGATACCGCAAGGCCAAGCGCCTGATGGAGCTGGCTGACAAGTTCGGCCTGCCGATCTTCACGTTCGTCGACACGCCGGGGGCATTCCCGGGCATCGACGCCGAAGAGCGTGGCCAGTCCGAGGCCATCGGCCACAACCTTTATGTCATGGCCGGCCTGAAGGTGCCTCTGATCGCGACGATCATCGGTGAGGGCGGTTCGGGTGGCGCGCTGGCGATCGCCGTCGGCGACGTGGTGCAGATGCTCCAGTTCGCAACCTACGCAGTGATTTCGCCGGAAGGCTGCGCGTCGATTCTCTGGAAGACTGCCGAGAAGGCGCCTGAAGCCGCCGAGGCACTGGGTCTGACGGCTCATCGACTGAAGGCGCTGGGCCTGATCGACAAGATCGTGAGCGAGCCGCTGGGTGGCGCGCATCGCG is part of the Cupriavidus metallidurans CH34 genome and harbors:
- a CDS encoding acetyl-CoA carboxylase carboxyltransferase subunit alpha — translated: MKTTFLDFEQPIAELEAKIEELRFVQDDSAVDISEEISRLAGKSQQLTKDIYANLTPWQVAQIARHPQRPYTLDYVREIFTDFHELHGDRAFADDLSIVGGLARFNGQACMVIGHQKGRDTKERALRNFGMSKPEGYRKAKRLMELADKFGLPIFTFVDTPGAFPGIDAEERGQSEAIGHNLYVMAGLKVPLIATIIGEGGSGGALAIAVGDVVQMLQFATYAVISPEGCASILWKTAEKAPEAAEALGLTAHRLKALGLIDKIVSEPLGGAHRDAKGMATMLKRSLAESLRQFQGMSVKELQARRHERLMAYGKFKETGAQE